One Tachysurus vachellii isolate PV-2020 chromosome 8, HZAU_Pvac_v1, whole genome shotgun sequence genomic window carries:
- the LOC132850039 gene encoding immunoglobulin superfamily member 3-like isoform X1, which yields MCFLQPQLWHLLLMMSLGGLFQTDVCAGQQLVEIQEGPLYRVKGFPMSISCNVSGLKHSRTQDFAFSIFQPKKPEVQIAIISTFDPSYPYAKYSKRVREKNIVIERQSKTSVIFHIKSLEAEDSGEYECYTPNTDGVYFGTYSAKTTVKVIEDTLLASYSGPASLSVSVGESIQLECQVSSQTFQHTHLSVTWYLRGSTDTRPIISLDRDLTVRPGAEYEHRYHSGFITMEKIEDTTYRLKITQVQQSDSGEIYCQADEWIQDPDRSWMRICHRNSTGSNIEVKTLDTAHEEGSFGTQIQVLNGALEEGDMMEIHCRLEAQNLLGYFFSMTWLRNNMIVAQIDHSGVQTVDNTYMKREKDGELRTVKKKNTIFILTIQPVRVEDQGIYQCKAEQVEKLETGSFIERKSQLSHEETVHIRTKESSLAVVMTKQMVPVTEGETLQIFCSVSGTKGLLSVSWQHKKSSGSSFSDVITLSREGVMGDVGAKYQHRGVRTFRSNVADFILELSGALLSDSGEYMCTVSEWSIESNGNLKKVNSQSQQGQISVNSIESLVNVGLKSRDTSVTENSTIKMICSVKAPKVSLAVTWMFEPQNSTAQKNIICMDHTGSISCGAEQQDYQVETQVRESGTDFILKVLRASKRQVGKYKCQIDVYDKNVQKTKKLSNSLGIAVHRPDSMLSVSTSQRSPLKIQANSDGVINCLVSTATSDSSRFEVTWTRGTQTLLKMEPEGVVTLETDERISIIRTDRKSFQLRIQQVKLTDSGHYRCSVQEWIQDPDGIWYGLDTKSVTRELAVVEKESDFSMDKSNVQLKATEGEQVKLSCSLGPGVLDHTFRYSLSWFFQQDQSSSIIKLLTYSHDGRLMFQVSDPDLQHRLYFSRPTFSVFHLSILNSIPSDSGSYYCEVDQYQYDCKSKWERKASDKSGFSNVTVHSIESKLHVHKSSHFLNVTDIQTGFMVECEISSRSSEMSVLEVIWSRRQSEEKPLTIFTARRDGTLHSMIIDRTLVYDRPSTTRYTLTVPNVDPSDNGLYQCQVIEWLQIAANTWKKVAEDKSGELSINVVGINSSDTSFTLEAFATHQNTMEGEQLDISCFINFEIMDPTFHYSLTWFVGRQDSSTSTFLLSYTHNGLLQYQSLNQQLSGRLLFSRPTAKQFQLSILNSDPSDSGNYQCRVEQYQLNCEGMWEKKGSPQLVTTMVNVQKIESKLHVHKSSRFLNVTDIQTGFMVECEISSRSSEKSVLEVIWSRRQSEEKPLTIFTARRDGTLHSTILDRTLVYGRPSTTRYTLTVPNVDPSDNGQYQCQVIEWLQTAANTWRKVAEDKSGGLSVSVPVKAPIYDPGWSSGVPLYILVLLLFFLLAIVVILWIKLKKIKSASKKQEKSLWAENMPLSAVTETAAGKKDID from the exons ATGTGTTTTCTTCAGCCTCAGCTGTGGCATCTCCTCCTGATGATGAGTCTCGGAGGACTCTTTCAGACTG atgtttgtgcCGGCCAGCAGTTGGTAGAGATCCAGGAGGGTCCATTGTACCGTGTGAAAGGATTTCCAATGTCTATCTCCTGTAATGTTAGTGGCCTTAAACATTCAAGGACTCAGGATTTCGCTTTTTCAATCTTTCAGCCAAAGAAGCCAGAGGTTCAAATAGCAATTATTAGCACTTTTGATCCATCTTATCCTTATGCAAAGTACTCTAAAAGAGTGCGGGAGAAAAATATTGTGATTGAAAGGCAGTCAAAGACTTCAGTTATTTTCCACATTAAGTCTCTGGAAGCAGAAGATTCTGGAGAATATGAATGTTACACTCCAAATACAGATGGGGTGTATTTCGGAACCTACAGCGCAAAAACAACAGTGAAAG TGATTGAGGATACTCTGTTGGCATCATACTCTGGACCTGCATCTCTTAGCGTCTCTGTAGGTGAATCCATTCAGCTAGAATGCCAAGTCTCCAGTCAGACCTTTCAACACACTCATCTGTCTGTTACATGGTATCTGCGTGGTAGCACTGACACTCGACCCATCATCAGTTTGGATCGAGATTTAACTGTAAGGCCTGGAGCAGAGTATGAGCACAGATACCATTCTGGGTTTATAACTATGGAGAAGATAGAAGACACCACTTACAGACTCAAGATAACTCAGGTACAGCAGTCTGACAGTGGTGAGATCTACTGCCAGGCTGACGAGTGGATCCAAGACCCAGATCGCTCTTGGATGAGGATTTGCCACAGGAATTCTACAGGCTCAAACATAGAGGTCAAAACTctag aTACAGCTCATGAAGAGGGATCTTTTGGTACTCAAATTCAGGTTCTGAATGGGGCCCTGGAGGAAGGAGACATGATGGAGATCCACTGCAGATTAGAGGCTCAGAATCTTCTTGGATATTTTTTCTCCATGACTTGGCTGAGAAACAACATGATTGTAGCTCAAATTGATCACAGTGGTGTGCAGACTGTAGATAATACCTacatgaaaagagagaaagatggtgaactgagaactgtgaagaagaaaaatacaatCTTCATTCTTACTATCCAACCAGTCAGGGTTGAAGATCAAGGCATCTATCAGTGTAAAGCTGAACAAGTAGAGAAGTTAGAGACTGGGTCGTTCATCGAAAGAAAAAGCCAGCTATCACATGAAGAAACTGTGCACATCAGAACCAAAG AGAGTAGTTTGGCTGTGGTCATGACAAAGCAGATGGTtcctgtgactgaaggggaaaCACTACAAATCTTCTGCAGTGTCTCTGGAACCAAAGGGCTGCTGTCCGTGTCATGGCAGCACAAAAAATCTTCAGGCAGCTCTTTCAGCGATGTTATAACCCTGAGTCGTGAGGGGGTGATGGGAGATGTAGGGGCCAAGTATCAGCACAGGGGTGTACGTACATTTCGGTCTAATGttgcagatttcattttggaGTTAAGTGGAGCTCTTCTTTCTGACAGTGGTGAATATATGTGCACTGTGTCTGAGTGGAGTATAGAGAGCAATGGCAACCTGAAGAAAGTGAACAGCCAGTCACAGCAAGGCCAGATTTCAGTTAATTCTATTG AATCACTTGTAAACGTGGGATTGAAAAGTCGTGACACATCTGTAACTGAGAACTctacaataaaaatgatttgcTCTGTAAAAGCACCTAAAGTTTCCTTAGCTGTGACTTGGATGTTTGAACCACAGAATTCAACAGctcaaaaaaacattatatgtaTGGATCATACTGGAAGCATATCTTGTGGAGCAGAGCAGCAGGACTATCAGGTAGAAACACAAGTGCGAGAATCAGGCACAGATTTTATTCTCAAGGTGTTGAGAGCAAGTAAGCGACAAGTGGGAAAGTACAAGTGCCAGATTGATGTATATGACAAAAATGTTCAGAAGACCAAGAAACTGTCTAATTCACTGGGCATCGCTGTACACAGACCTG ATAGCATGCTGTCTGTCTCCACCAGCCAAAGGTCTCCACTGAAAATCCAAGCCAATAGTGACGGAGTGATTAATTGCTTGGTGTCCACAGCAACTTCTGATTCTTCTCGTTTTGAGGTAACCTGGACACGTGGCACCCAGACATTGCTGAAAATGGAACCAGAAGGTGTGGTCACTCTGGAGACAGATGAAAGGATCAGCATAATAAGGACTGATAGAAAGTCCTTCCAACTGAGGATACAACAGGTGAAGCTAACAGACAGCGGACACTACCGCTGTTCTGTACAGGAATGGATTCAAGATCCCGATGGCATTTGGTATGGTCTTGACACAAAGTCTGTCACCAGGGAACTAGCTGTGGTTGAAAAAG aaagtgATTTTAGCATGGATAAATCTAATGTTCAGCTGAAGGCCACAGAAGGTGAACAGGTTAAACTCAGCTGCTCTCTGGGGCCTGGTGTACTTGACCACACATTTCGTTACTCTCTGAGCTGGTTCTTTCAACAAGATCAAAGTTCCTCCATAATTAAGCTACTTACCTACAGCCACGATGGACGTCTTATGTTCCAAGTATCTGATCCAGATCTTCAACATAGACTTTATTTCTCCAGACCCACTTTTAGTGTCTTTCATCTGTCCATCTTGAATTCTATCCCATCTGATAGTGGAAGTTATTATTGTGAAGTAGATCAGTATCAGTATGATTGCAAAAGCAAATGGGAAAGGAAAGCGAGCGACAAATCCGGGTTTTCCAATGTCACTGTACATTCTATAG AGAGCAAGCTGCATGTACACAAATCCAGTCACTTTCTCAACGTTACTGATATTCAGACCGGCTTTATGGTAGAATGTGAGATCAGCTCCCGTTCTAGCGAGATGTCTGTGCTTGAAGTGATCTGGTCCAGGAGGCAGAGTGAAGAGAAGCCTCTGACCATTTTCACTGCAAGACGAGATGGAACTCTACACAGCATGATCATTGATAGAACTCTGGTGTACGACCGGCCCAGTACCACCCgctacacactcactgtacCCAATGTTGATCCCTCTGATAATGGCCTGTACCAGTGTCAGGTTATAGAATGGTTACAGATAGCTGCTAACACCTGGAAGAAGGTGGCTGAAGACAAATCAGGAGAACTTTCTATTAATGTAGTCGGGATCAATTCAAGTGACACTTCTTTCACTTTGGAGGCGTTTGCCACTCATCAGAACACCATGGAGGGAGAGCAGTTGGACATtagttgttttattaattttgaaATAATGGACCCCACCTTTCACTACAGTCTTACTTGGTTTGTGGGGAGGCAGGACTCCAGCACCAGCACTTTTTTACTAAGCTATACCCATAATGGCCTTCTACAGTATCAGTCATTGAACCAGCAGCTCAGTGGTAGGCTATTGTTTTCCAGGCCCACAGCCAAACAATTTCAGCTCAGTATTTTGAACTCGGATCCATCTGATAGCGGTAACTACCAATGCAGGGTTGAACAGTACCAGCTTAACTGTGAAGGCATGTGGGAAAAGAAAGGATCTCCGCAGTTGGTTACAACTATGGTCAATGTGCAAAAAATAG AGAGCAAGCTGCATGTACACAAATCCAGTCGCTTTCTCAACGTTACTGATATTCAGACCGGCTTTATGGTAGAATGTGAGATCAGCTCCCGTTCTAGCGAGAAGTCTGTGCTTGAAGTGATCTGGTCGAGGAGGCAGAGTGAAGAGAAGCCTCTGACCATTTTCACTGCAAGACGAGATGGAACTCTACACAGCACGATCCTTGATAGAACTCTGGTGTACGGCCGGCCCAGTACCACCCgctacacactcactgtacCCAATGTTGATCCCTCTGATAATGGCCAGTACCAGTGTCAGGTTATAGAATGGTTACAGACAGCTGCTAACACCTGGAGGAAGGTAGCTGAAGACAAATCAGGAGGACTTTCTGTCAGTGTCCCTGTTAAAG CACCTATATATGATCCAGGATGGTCTTCTGGAGTACCACTGTACATCCTCGTTCTTCTGCTTTTCTTCCTGCTTGCGATTGTTGTAATTCTGTGGATTAAActtaaaaagataaaatctgCTTCAAAAAAACAGGAGAAGTCTCTGTGGGCTGAAAATATGCCACTTAGTGCTGTTACAGAAACAGCAGCAGGTAAAAAGGACATTGACTAA
- the LOC132850039 gene encoding immunoglobulin superfamily member 3-like isoform X2 — translation MCFLQPQLWHLLLMMSLGGLFQTDVCAGQQLVEIQEGPLYRVKGFPMSISCNVSGLKHSRTQDFAFSIFQPKKPEVQIAIISTFDPSYPYAKYSKRVREKNIVIERQSKTSVIFHIKSLEAEDSGEYECYTPNTDGVYFGTYSAKTTVKVIEDTLLASYSGPASLSVSVGESIQLECQVSSQTFQHTHLSVTWYLRGSTDTRPIISLDRDLTVRPGAEYEHRYHSGFITMEKIEDTTYRLKITQVQQSDSGEIYCQADEWIQDPDRSWMRICHRNSTGSNIEVKTLAHEEGSFGTQIQVLNGALEEGDMMEIHCRLEAQNLLGYFFSMTWLRNNMIVAQIDHSGVQTVDNTYMKREKDGELRTVKKKNTIFILTIQPVRVEDQGIYQCKAEQVEKLETGSFIERKSQLSHEETVHIRTKESSLAVVMTKQMVPVTEGETLQIFCSVSGTKGLLSVSWQHKKSSGSSFSDVITLSREGVMGDVGAKYQHRGVRTFRSNVADFILELSGALLSDSGEYMCTVSEWSIESNGNLKKVNSQSQQGQISVNSIESLVNVGLKSRDTSVTENSTIKMICSVKAPKVSLAVTWMFEPQNSTAQKNIICMDHTGSISCGAEQQDYQVETQVRESGTDFILKVLRASKRQVGKYKCQIDVYDKNVQKTKKLSNSLGIAVHRPDSMLSVSTSQRSPLKIQANSDGVINCLVSTATSDSSRFEVTWTRGTQTLLKMEPEGVVTLETDERISIIRTDRKSFQLRIQQVKLTDSGHYRCSVQEWIQDPDGIWYGLDTKSVTRELAVVEKESDFSMDKSNVQLKATEGEQVKLSCSLGPGVLDHTFRYSLSWFFQQDQSSSIIKLLTYSHDGRLMFQVSDPDLQHRLYFSRPTFSVFHLSILNSIPSDSGSYYCEVDQYQYDCKSKWERKASDKSGFSNVTVHSIESKLHVHKSSHFLNVTDIQTGFMVECEISSRSSEMSVLEVIWSRRQSEEKPLTIFTARRDGTLHSMIIDRTLVYDRPSTTRYTLTVPNVDPSDNGLYQCQVIEWLQIAANTWKKVAEDKSGELSINVVGINSSDTSFTLEAFATHQNTMEGEQLDISCFINFEIMDPTFHYSLTWFVGRQDSSTSTFLLSYTHNGLLQYQSLNQQLSGRLLFSRPTAKQFQLSILNSDPSDSGNYQCRVEQYQLNCEGMWEKKGSPQLVTTMVNVQKIESKLHVHKSSRFLNVTDIQTGFMVECEISSRSSEKSVLEVIWSRRQSEEKPLTIFTARRDGTLHSTILDRTLVYGRPSTTRYTLTVPNVDPSDNGQYQCQVIEWLQTAANTWRKVAEDKSGGLSVSVPVKAPIYDPGWSSGVPLYILVLLLFFLLAIVVILWIKLKKIKSASKKQEKSLWAENMPLSAVTETAAGKKDID, via the exons ATGTGTTTTCTTCAGCCTCAGCTGTGGCATCTCCTCCTGATGATGAGTCTCGGAGGACTCTTTCAGACTG atgtttgtgcCGGCCAGCAGTTGGTAGAGATCCAGGAGGGTCCATTGTACCGTGTGAAAGGATTTCCAATGTCTATCTCCTGTAATGTTAGTGGCCTTAAACATTCAAGGACTCAGGATTTCGCTTTTTCAATCTTTCAGCCAAAGAAGCCAGAGGTTCAAATAGCAATTATTAGCACTTTTGATCCATCTTATCCTTATGCAAAGTACTCTAAAAGAGTGCGGGAGAAAAATATTGTGATTGAAAGGCAGTCAAAGACTTCAGTTATTTTCCACATTAAGTCTCTGGAAGCAGAAGATTCTGGAGAATATGAATGTTACACTCCAAATACAGATGGGGTGTATTTCGGAACCTACAGCGCAAAAACAACAGTGAAAG TGATTGAGGATACTCTGTTGGCATCATACTCTGGACCTGCATCTCTTAGCGTCTCTGTAGGTGAATCCATTCAGCTAGAATGCCAAGTCTCCAGTCAGACCTTTCAACACACTCATCTGTCTGTTACATGGTATCTGCGTGGTAGCACTGACACTCGACCCATCATCAGTTTGGATCGAGATTTAACTGTAAGGCCTGGAGCAGAGTATGAGCACAGATACCATTCTGGGTTTATAACTATGGAGAAGATAGAAGACACCACTTACAGACTCAAGATAACTCAGGTACAGCAGTCTGACAGTGGTGAGATCTACTGCCAGGCTGACGAGTGGATCCAAGACCCAGATCGCTCTTGGATGAGGATTTGCCACAGGAATTCTACAGGCTCAAACATAGAGGTCAAAACTctag CTCATGAAGAGGGATCTTTTGGTACTCAAATTCAGGTTCTGAATGGGGCCCTGGAGGAAGGAGACATGATGGAGATCCACTGCAGATTAGAGGCTCAGAATCTTCTTGGATATTTTTTCTCCATGACTTGGCTGAGAAACAACATGATTGTAGCTCAAATTGATCACAGTGGTGTGCAGACTGTAGATAATACCTacatgaaaagagagaaagatggtgaactgagaactgtgaagaagaaaaatacaatCTTCATTCTTACTATCCAACCAGTCAGGGTTGAAGATCAAGGCATCTATCAGTGTAAAGCTGAACAAGTAGAGAAGTTAGAGACTGGGTCGTTCATCGAAAGAAAAAGCCAGCTATCACATGAAGAAACTGTGCACATCAGAACCAAAG AGAGTAGTTTGGCTGTGGTCATGACAAAGCAGATGGTtcctgtgactgaaggggaaaCACTACAAATCTTCTGCAGTGTCTCTGGAACCAAAGGGCTGCTGTCCGTGTCATGGCAGCACAAAAAATCTTCAGGCAGCTCTTTCAGCGATGTTATAACCCTGAGTCGTGAGGGGGTGATGGGAGATGTAGGGGCCAAGTATCAGCACAGGGGTGTACGTACATTTCGGTCTAATGttgcagatttcattttggaGTTAAGTGGAGCTCTTCTTTCTGACAGTGGTGAATATATGTGCACTGTGTCTGAGTGGAGTATAGAGAGCAATGGCAACCTGAAGAAAGTGAACAGCCAGTCACAGCAAGGCCAGATTTCAGTTAATTCTATTG AATCACTTGTAAACGTGGGATTGAAAAGTCGTGACACATCTGTAACTGAGAACTctacaataaaaatgatttgcTCTGTAAAAGCACCTAAAGTTTCCTTAGCTGTGACTTGGATGTTTGAACCACAGAATTCAACAGctcaaaaaaacattatatgtaTGGATCATACTGGAAGCATATCTTGTGGAGCAGAGCAGCAGGACTATCAGGTAGAAACACAAGTGCGAGAATCAGGCACAGATTTTATTCTCAAGGTGTTGAGAGCAAGTAAGCGACAAGTGGGAAAGTACAAGTGCCAGATTGATGTATATGACAAAAATGTTCAGAAGACCAAGAAACTGTCTAATTCACTGGGCATCGCTGTACACAGACCTG ATAGCATGCTGTCTGTCTCCACCAGCCAAAGGTCTCCACTGAAAATCCAAGCCAATAGTGACGGAGTGATTAATTGCTTGGTGTCCACAGCAACTTCTGATTCTTCTCGTTTTGAGGTAACCTGGACACGTGGCACCCAGACATTGCTGAAAATGGAACCAGAAGGTGTGGTCACTCTGGAGACAGATGAAAGGATCAGCATAATAAGGACTGATAGAAAGTCCTTCCAACTGAGGATACAACAGGTGAAGCTAACAGACAGCGGACACTACCGCTGTTCTGTACAGGAATGGATTCAAGATCCCGATGGCATTTGGTATGGTCTTGACACAAAGTCTGTCACCAGGGAACTAGCTGTGGTTGAAAAAG aaagtgATTTTAGCATGGATAAATCTAATGTTCAGCTGAAGGCCACAGAAGGTGAACAGGTTAAACTCAGCTGCTCTCTGGGGCCTGGTGTACTTGACCACACATTTCGTTACTCTCTGAGCTGGTTCTTTCAACAAGATCAAAGTTCCTCCATAATTAAGCTACTTACCTACAGCCACGATGGACGTCTTATGTTCCAAGTATCTGATCCAGATCTTCAACATAGACTTTATTTCTCCAGACCCACTTTTAGTGTCTTTCATCTGTCCATCTTGAATTCTATCCCATCTGATAGTGGAAGTTATTATTGTGAAGTAGATCAGTATCAGTATGATTGCAAAAGCAAATGGGAAAGGAAAGCGAGCGACAAATCCGGGTTTTCCAATGTCACTGTACATTCTATAG AGAGCAAGCTGCATGTACACAAATCCAGTCACTTTCTCAACGTTACTGATATTCAGACCGGCTTTATGGTAGAATGTGAGATCAGCTCCCGTTCTAGCGAGATGTCTGTGCTTGAAGTGATCTGGTCCAGGAGGCAGAGTGAAGAGAAGCCTCTGACCATTTTCACTGCAAGACGAGATGGAACTCTACACAGCATGATCATTGATAGAACTCTGGTGTACGACCGGCCCAGTACCACCCgctacacactcactgtacCCAATGTTGATCCCTCTGATAATGGCCTGTACCAGTGTCAGGTTATAGAATGGTTACAGATAGCTGCTAACACCTGGAAGAAGGTGGCTGAAGACAAATCAGGAGAACTTTCTATTAATGTAGTCGGGATCAATTCAAGTGACACTTCTTTCACTTTGGAGGCGTTTGCCACTCATCAGAACACCATGGAGGGAGAGCAGTTGGACATtagttgttttattaattttgaaATAATGGACCCCACCTTTCACTACAGTCTTACTTGGTTTGTGGGGAGGCAGGACTCCAGCACCAGCACTTTTTTACTAAGCTATACCCATAATGGCCTTCTACAGTATCAGTCATTGAACCAGCAGCTCAGTGGTAGGCTATTGTTTTCCAGGCCCACAGCCAAACAATTTCAGCTCAGTATTTTGAACTCGGATCCATCTGATAGCGGTAACTACCAATGCAGGGTTGAACAGTACCAGCTTAACTGTGAAGGCATGTGGGAAAAGAAAGGATCTCCGCAGTTGGTTACAACTATGGTCAATGTGCAAAAAATAG AGAGCAAGCTGCATGTACACAAATCCAGTCGCTTTCTCAACGTTACTGATATTCAGACCGGCTTTATGGTAGAATGTGAGATCAGCTCCCGTTCTAGCGAGAAGTCTGTGCTTGAAGTGATCTGGTCGAGGAGGCAGAGTGAAGAGAAGCCTCTGACCATTTTCACTGCAAGACGAGATGGAACTCTACACAGCACGATCCTTGATAGAACTCTGGTGTACGGCCGGCCCAGTACCACCCgctacacactcactgtacCCAATGTTGATCCCTCTGATAATGGCCAGTACCAGTGTCAGGTTATAGAATGGTTACAGACAGCTGCTAACACCTGGAGGAAGGTAGCTGAAGACAAATCAGGAGGACTTTCTGTCAGTGTCCCTGTTAAAG CACCTATATATGATCCAGGATGGTCTTCTGGAGTACCACTGTACATCCTCGTTCTTCTGCTTTTCTTCCTGCTTGCGATTGTTGTAATTCTGTGGATTAAActtaaaaagataaaatctgCTTCAAAAAAACAGGAGAAGTCTCTGTGGGCTGAAAATATGCCACTTAGTGCTGTTACAGAAACAGCAGCAGGTAAAAAGGACATTGACTAA